Proteins encoded within one genomic window of Solea senegalensis isolate Sse05_10M linkage group LG11, IFAPA_SoseM_1, whole genome shotgun sequence:
- the LOC122776699 gene encoding succinate dehydrogenase [ubiquinone] iron-sulfur subunit, mitochondrial-like: MFTVCVAMSRNVSAAKNSVMTMVVGRCVQTAAAPITEPRIKKFQIYRWDPDTAGDKPRMQTYDIDLNTCGPMVLDALIKIKNEIDPTLTFRRSCREGICGSCAMNINGGNTLACLNKIDTNTSKTTKIYPLPHMYVVKDLVPDMSNFYAQYKSIEPYLKKKDEAQEGKEQYFQSVEDRQKLDGLYECILCACCSTSCPSYWWNGDKYLGPAVLMQAYRWMIDSRDEFTEERLSKLQDPFSLYRCHTIMNCTKTCPKGLNPGKAIAEIKKMMATYKERKAAAS; this comes from the exons atgtttactgtgtgtgttgccaTGAGTCGAAATGTTTCGGCTGCAAAGAATTCTGTCATGACTATGGTG GTAGGGCGGTGTGTTCAGACAGCAGCTGCTCCAATTACTGAGCCCAGAATCAAGAAGTTCCAGATTTACCGCTGGGACCCCGACACTGCTGGAGACAAACCACGAATGCAGACTTATGATATTGATCTAAACAC CTGCGGTCCAATGGTTCTGGATGCACTTATAAAGATCAAGAACGAGATTGACCCCACACTCACATTCAGACGCTCTTGTCGTGAGG GTATTTGTGGCTCATGTGCGATGAACATCAATGGAGGAAACACACTGGCATGCCTTAACAAAATTGatacaaacacaagcaaaacaacCAAAATTTACCCGCTCCCTCACATGTATGTGGTTAAAGATCTGGTGCCC GATATGAGTAACTTCTATGCACAATACAAATCCATTGAGCCTTATCTGAAAAAGAAGGATGAAGCTCAGGAAGGGAAGGAGCAGTATTTTCAGTCAGTGGAGGATCGGCAAAAACTG GATGGCCTGTATGAGTGTATTCTCTGTGCATGCTGCAGCACCAGCTGCCCCAGCTACTGGTGGAATGGAGACAAATACCTGGGACCTGCTGTTCTAATGCAG GCATATCGATGGATGATTGATTCCCGTGATGAGTTCACTGAAGAACGTCTGTCTAAACTTCAGGACCCCTTCTCTTTGTACCGCTGCCACACTATTATGAACTGCACCAAGACATGTCCCAAG GGACTTAACCCAGGAAAAGCAATTGCAGAGATCAAGAAGATGATGGCGACCtacaaagagaggaaagcaGCAGCTTCATGA
- the atp13a2 gene encoding cation-transporting ATPase 13A2 isoform X3 produces MDRRGSTVVPPSGLPSPCHQDRVPSPDSQMDVQGYKWVRWRVWLCHLATVLSLGLLLIVFHWRPRLGVRARCSSCPLAVAHILLVKDICGQHHVVEVLTEEMEDGSLELLGDVDVAEWRDTVQLYKEEKTLLRYYLFEGLRYIWLDKKGAFCRVSVLSEDWTSKDLYGFQKGLSHQEQCLRRRIYGPNLIDVPVKPYLKLLFEEILNPFYVFQLFSITLWLIDEYYFYAICILILSVLSISVSLYETRKQSVILHNMAQLVTTVTVRRSSGAEEYVNSAELVPGDCIIIPLEGLLLPCDAALLAGECLVNESMLTGESVPVLKTPLPGGEEKYNSETERRHTLFCGTQLIQAKGGGPGGGGAVAVVTSTGFFTAKGNLVSSIMYPQPINFRFYQDTIKFLLILGFVAFIGTIYNFVILFRANVTWLQLVIRSLDVVTIAVPAALPAAITTGTIYAQQRLKKVGVFCISPPRINVCGKVSLFCFDKTGTLTEEGLDVWGVMEGGPTGFSELVPEPRSLAPGPMLSGLACCHTVTLLRGQPIGDPLELKMFESTDWTHHEPEGDGEVLDAEFGGHKVLAVMRPPAQGTSKSEAVAIVRRFPFSSALQRMSVVSVAPGGEPALAFIKGSPEMVASLCQEETVPAQFSSKLRTFSSEGLRVLALAYKPLNENTDLRTIKREEVEKDMQFMGFLMMKNLVKPESASVINMLKLANLRSVMVTGDNILTAINVARTCGMVGINENVIFVNATPHTTRSMPTLKFKMQDEVATAAESSTEIITAGACGYHFAINGKSFAALCDHFPEYLPKVLMRATVYARMTPDQKTQLVKELQKLNYRVGMCGDGANDCGALRAADAGVSLSEAEASIASPFTSKTENISCVPLLIREGRCSLVTSFSLFRFMALYSLIQFCSVLILNTIKTSLGDLQFLFFDIFLVTLLAVVMGKGGPSEQLHPRRPAASLLALPVLGSLLIHTCLIILGQLAALFITTSQDWYSPLNSTVFGVANLPNAEDTSVFALSGFQYILMTVVVTKGYPHKKPLYYNVTFLCLLILLFSLMTWLVLYPGPFACRILKLYNISDMNYKMLLVAVAALNFLVCFVVEVLIDLGILNCFRLLRGRRQSKKEYKRLHASLSVSPSWPPLGQTLLPSDHTVIHLS; encoded by the exons ATGGACAGACGGG GTAGCACGGTGGTGCCACCAAGTGGGCTCCCATCACCCTGTCATCAAGACCGTGTACCGAGTCCTGACTCGCAAATG GATGTTCAGGGCTATAAGTGGGTGCGCTGGCGGGTGTGGTTGTGTCATCTGGCGACTGTGCTGTCCTTGGGTCTCCTCCTGATTGTGTTTCACTGGCGGCCACGGCTCGGTGTCCGTGCCCGCTGCTCCTCCTGTCCTCTGGCTGTGGCACATATTCTGCTAGTaaaa GACATTTGTGGGCAGCATCATGTGGTGGAGGTCCTCACAGAGGAAATGGAGGATGGCAG TTTAGAGTTGTTGGGAGATGTGGACGTGGCTGAGTGGCGAGATACAGTTCAGCTGTACAAGGAGGAG AAAACGCTGCTGCGCTACTACCTTTTTGAAGGGCTCCGCTACATCTGGTTGGACAAGAAGGGAGCTTTCTGTCGTGTTAG TGTCCTCAGTGAGGACTGGACCAGCAAAGATCTGTATGGCTTCCAAAAGGGTCTGAGTCACCAGGAGCAGTGCCTCAG GAGACGCATTTATGGACCCAACCTTATTGACGTGCCTGTGAAGCCTTATTTAAAGCTCCTGTTTGAGGAG ATCCTCAACCCATTTTATGTGTTCCAACTCTTCAGTATCACCCTGTGGCTTATTGATGAATATTATTTCTACGCcatatgtattttaattttatccGTTCTCTCTATCAGCGTCTCTCTTTATGAGACCCGCAAG caaAGTGTCATTCTTCACAACATGGCCCAGTTAGTCACAACTGTTACAGTACGCAGAAGCTCTGGAG CAGAGGAGTATGTGAACTCGGCAGAGCTGGTCCCTGGAGACTGCATTATCATCCCTCTGGAaggtctgctgctgccatgtgatGCTGCCCTGCTGGCAGGGGAGTGTCTGGTCAATGAGAGCATGCTCACAG GGGAAAGCGTCCCAGTGCTGAAAACCCCACTGCCGGGCGGTGAGGAAAAGTATAATTCAGAGACTGAGCGCAGACACACGCTCTTCTGTGGAACCCAGCTCATTCAGGCCAAAGGCGGAGGGCCGGGAGGTGGAGGTGCTGTTGCTGTGGTGACAAGCACTG GTTTTTTCACAGCCAAGGGAAACCTGGTCAGCTCCATTATGTATCCTCAGCCAATCAACTTCCGCTTCTACCAAGACACAATCAAATTCCTGCTCATCTTAGGATTTGTTG CTTTTATTGGCACCATTTACAACTTTGTGATCCTCTTCAGAgccaat GTAACGTGGCTTCAGTTAGTGATCCGGAGCCTAGATGTTGTGACCATTGCAGTGCCTGCTGCGCTGCCTGCTGCTATCACCACTGGCACCATCTACGCTCAGCAGAGACTGAAAAAAGTGGGCGTCTTCTGCATCAGTCCCCCGCGCATCAATGTCTGTGGCAAGGTCTCACTTTTCTGCTTCGACAAG ACAGGAACTCTCACGGAGGAGGGTCTGGATGTGTGGGGAGTGATGGAGGGGGGACCCACTGGTTTCTCAGAACTGGTCCCAGAGCCTAGATCTTTGGCACCGGGGCCAATGCTCTCAGGCCTGGCCTGCTGTCACACTGTGACACTACTGCGAGGGCAGCCCATCGGAGACCCACTGGAGCTCAAGATGTTTGAGTCCACTGATTGG ACCCACCATGAGCCAGAGGGAGATGGGGAGGTGCTGGATGCAGAGTTTGGAGGCCACAAAGTTTTGGCTGTTATGAGACCTCCTGCTCAAGGCACT TCCAAAAGTGAGGCAGTGGCAATTGTTCGGAGGTTTCCCTTCTCCTCGGCCCTGCAGAGGATGAGTGTGGTCTCAGTGGCTCCTGGGGGTGAACCAGCCCTTGCTTTCATCAAAGGATCTCCTGAGATGGTGGCTAGTCTTTGCCAAGAAGAAACAG TGCCGGCACAGTTCTCCAGCAAACTGCGCACCTTCTCCAGCGAAGGCCTTCGGGTTCTTGCACTTGCCTATAAACctttgaatgaaaacactgacttGAGGACCATTAAACG AGAGGAAGTCGAGAAAGACATGCAGTTCATGGGTTTTCTAATGATGAAGAACTTGGTGAAGCCAGAGAGTGCAAGTGTTATTAACATGCTAAAACTGGCGAACCTGCGCAGTGTCATGGTCACAG GTGACAACATCTTGACAGCAATAAATGTGGCGAGAACCTGCGGGATGGTGGGAATAAATGAGAACGTAATATTTGTCAATGCCACCCCCCACACCACCCGGTCCATGCCAACACTAAAGTTTAAGATGCAAGATGAAGTGGCAACAGCTGCTGAAAGCTCCACAGAGATCATCACTGCG GGTGCTTGTGGTTATCACTTTGCTATTAATGGCAAATCCTTTGCTGCCCTTTGTGACCACTTTCCCGAGTATTTGCCGAAG GTTTTGATGCGAGCCACAGTATACGCACGCATGACCCCTGATCAGAAAACCCAGCTGGTGAAGGAGCTGCAGAAACTGAA CTACCGTGTGGGCATGTGTGGGGATGGAGCCAATGACTGTGGGGCTCTGAGAGCTGCTGACGCTGGGGTCTCTTTGTCTGAAGCCGAGGCTTCAATTGCTTCACCTTTCACCTCCAAAACGGAAAACATCAGCTGTGTGCCGCTGCTCATCAG AGAGGGCCGATGTTCTCTGGTCACCTCCTTCAGTCTGTTCAGGTTCATGGCCCTGTACAGCCTCATTCAGTTCTGCTCCGTCCTCATCCTCAACACA ATAAAGACGAGCTTGGGTGACCTGCAGTTCCTGttctttgacattttcctgGTGACTCTCCTGGCTGTCGTGATGGGAAAGGGAGGCCCCAGCGAGCAGCTGCATCCCCGCAGACCAGCAGCCAGCCTTCTGGCTCTGCCTGTCCTGGGCAGCCTCTTGATCCACACGTGCCTGATCATCCTGGGCCAGCTGGCTGCACTCTTCATCACCACCTCACAGGACTG GTACAGTCCACTTAATTCGACAGTATTTGGAGTAGCCAATCTGCCCAATGcagaggacaccagtgtgtttgCCTTGTCTGGTTTCCAGTACATCCTCATGACTGTGGTGGTGACAAAGGGCTACCCTCACAAGAAACCTCTCTACTACAACG TGACTTTCCTCTGTCtactcatcctcctcttctccctgaTGACATGGCTGGTGTTGTATCCTGGGCCTTTCGCATGTCGAATACTTAAGTTGTACAACATCTCTGATATGAACTACAAAATGTTGCTTGTCGCCGTGGCTGCTCTCAACTTCCTCGTGTGTTTTGTTGTCGAG
- the atp13a2 gene encoding cation-transporting ATPase 13A2 isoform X2 gives MDPQPSGSTVVPPSGLPSPCHQDRVPSPDSQMDVQGYKWVRWRVWLCHLATVLSLGLLLIVFHWRPRLGVRARCSSCPLAVAHILLVKDICGQHHVVEVLTEEMEDGSLELLGDVDVAEWRDTVQLYKEEKTLLRYYLFEGLRYIWLDKKGAFCRVSVLSEDWTSKDLYGFQKGLSHQEQCLRRRIYGPNLIDVPVKPYLKLLFEEILNPFYVFQLFSITLWLIDEYYFYAICILILSVLSISVSLYETRKQSVILHNMAQLVTTVTVRRSSGEEYVNSAELVPGDCIIIPLEGLLLPCDAALLAGECLVNESMLTGESVPVLKTPLPGGEEKYNSETERRHTLFCGTQLIQAKGGGPGGGGAVAVVTSTGFFTAKGNLVSSIMYPQPINFRFYQDTIKFLLILGFVAFIGTIYNFVILFRANVTWLQLVIRSLDVVTIAVPAALPAAITTGTIYAQQRLKKVGVFCISPPRINVCGKVSLFCFDKTGTLTEEGLDVWGVMEGGPTGFSELVPEPRSLAPGPMLSGLACCHTVTLLRGQPIGDPLELKMFESTDWTHHEPEGDGEVLDAEFGGHKVLAVMRPPAQGTSKSEAVAIVRRFPFSSALQRMSVVSVAPGGEPALAFIKGSPEMVASLCQEETVPAQFSSKLRTFSSEGLRVLALAYKPLNENTDLRTIKREEVEKDMQFMGFLMMKNLVKPESASVINMLKLANLRSVMVTGDNILTAINVARTCGMVGINENVIFVNATPHTTRSMPTLKFKMQDEVATAAESSTEIITAGACGYHFAINGKSFAALCDHFPEYLPKVLMRATVYARMTPDQKTQLVKELQKLNYRVGMCGDGANDCGALRAADAGVSLSEAEASIASPFTSKTENISCVPLLIREGRCSLVTSFSLFRFMALYSLIQFCSVLILNTIKTSLGDLQFLFFDIFLVTLLAVVMGKGGPSEQLHPRRPAASLLALPVLGSLLIHTCLIILGQLAALFITTSQDWYSPLNSTVFGVANLPNAEDTSVFALSGFQYILMTVVVTKGYPHKKPLYYNVTFLCLLILLFSLMTWLVLYPGPFACRILKLYNISDMNYKMLLVAVAALNFLVCFVVEVLIDLGILNCFRLLRGRRQSKKEYKRLHASLSVSPSWPPLGQTLLPSDHTVIHLS, from the exons ATGGATCCTCAACCTTCAGGTAGCACGGTGGTGCCACCAAGTGGGCTCCCATCACCCTGTCATCAAGACCGTGTACCGAGTCCTGACTCGCAAATG GATGTTCAGGGCTATAAGTGGGTGCGCTGGCGGGTGTGGTTGTGTCATCTGGCGACTGTGCTGTCCTTGGGTCTCCTCCTGATTGTGTTTCACTGGCGGCCACGGCTCGGTGTCCGTGCCCGCTGCTCCTCCTGTCCTCTGGCTGTGGCACATATTCTGCTAGTaaaa GACATTTGTGGGCAGCATCATGTGGTGGAGGTCCTCACAGAGGAAATGGAGGATGGCAG TTTAGAGTTGTTGGGAGATGTGGACGTGGCTGAGTGGCGAGATACAGTTCAGCTGTACAAGGAGGAG AAAACGCTGCTGCGCTACTACCTTTTTGAAGGGCTCCGCTACATCTGGTTGGACAAGAAGGGAGCTTTCTGTCGTGTTAG TGTCCTCAGTGAGGACTGGACCAGCAAAGATCTGTATGGCTTCCAAAAGGGTCTGAGTCACCAGGAGCAGTGCCTCAG GAGACGCATTTATGGACCCAACCTTATTGACGTGCCTGTGAAGCCTTATTTAAAGCTCCTGTTTGAGGAG ATCCTCAACCCATTTTATGTGTTCCAACTCTTCAGTATCACCCTGTGGCTTATTGATGAATATTATTTCTACGCcatatgtattttaattttatccGTTCTCTCTATCAGCGTCTCTCTTTATGAGACCCGCAAG caaAGTGTCATTCTTCACAACATGGCCCAGTTAGTCACAACTGTTACAGTACGCAGAAGCTCTGGAG AGGAGTATGTGAACTCGGCAGAGCTGGTCCCTGGAGACTGCATTATCATCCCTCTGGAaggtctgctgctgccatgtgatGCTGCCCTGCTGGCAGGGGAGTGTCTGGTCAATGAGAGCATGCTCACAG GGGAAAGCGTCCCAGTGCTGAAAACCCCACTGCCGGGCGGTGAGGAAAAGTATAATTCAGAGACTGAGCGCAGACACACGCTCTTCTGTGGAACCCAGCTCATTCAGGCCAAAGGCGGAGGGCCGGGAGGTGGAGGTGCTGTTGCTGTGGTGACAAGCACTG GTTTTTTCACAGCCAAGGGAAACCTGGTCAGCTCCATTATGTATCCTCAGCCAATCAACTTCCGCTTCTACCAAGACACAATCAAATTCCTGCTCATCTTAGGATTTGTTG CTTTTATTGGCACCATTTACAACTTTGTGATCCTCTTCAGAgccaat GTAACGTGGCTTCAGTTAGTGATCCGGAGCCTAGATGTTGTGACCATTGCAGTGCCTGCTGCGCTGCCTGCTGCTATCACCACTGGCACCATCTACGCTCAGCAGAGACTGAAAAAAGTGGGCGTCTTCTGCATCAGTCCCCCGCGCATCAATGTCTGTGGCAAGGTCTCACTTTTCTGCTTCGACAAG ACAGGAACTCTCACGGAGGAGGGTCTGGATGTGTGGGGAGTGATGGAGGGGGGACCCACTGGTTTCTCAGAACTGGTCCCAGAGCCTAGATCTTTGGCACCGGGGCCAATGCTCTCAGGCCTGGCCTGCTGTCACACTGTGACACTACTGCGAGGGCAGCCCATCGGAGACCCACTGGAGCTCAAGATGTTTGAGTCCACTGATTGG ACCCACCATGAGCCAGAGGGAGATGGGGAGGTGCTGGATGCAGAGTTTGGAGGCCACAAAGTTTTGGCTGTTATGAGACCTCCTGCTCAAGGCACT TCCAAAAGTGAGGCAGTGGCAATTGTTCGGAGGTTTCCCTTCTCCTCGGCCCTGCAGAGGATGAGTGTGGTCTCAGTGGCTCCTGGGGGTGAACCAGCCCTTGCTTTCATCAAAGGATCTCCTGAGATGGTGGCTAGTCTTTGCCAAGAAGAAACAG TGCCGGCACAGTTCTCCAGCAAACTGCGCACCTTCTCCAGCGAAGGCCTTCGGGTTCTTGCACTTGCCTATAAACctttgaatgaaaacactgacttGAGGACCATTAAACG AGAGGAAGTCGAGAAAGACATGCAGTTCATGGGTTTTCTAATGATGAAGAACTTGGTGAAGCCAGAGAGTGCAAGTGTTATTAACATGCTAAAACTGGCGAACCTGCGCAGTGTCATGGTCACAG GTGACAACATCTTGACAGCAATAAATGTGGCGAGAACCTGCGGGATGGTGGGAATAAATGAGAACGTAATATTTGTCAATGCCACCCCCCACACCACCCGGTCCATGCCAACACTAAAGTTTAAGATGCAAGATGAAGTGGCAACAGCTGCTGAAAGCTCCACAGAGATCATCACTGCG GGTGCTTGTGGTTATCACTTTGCTATTAATGGCAAATCCTTTGCTGCCCTTTGTGACCACTTTCCCGAGTATTTGCCGAAG GTTTTGATGCGAGCCACAGTATACGCACGCATGACCCCTGATCAGAAAACCCAGCTGGTGAAGGAGCTGCAGAAACTGAA CTACCGTGTGGGCATGTGTGGGGATGGAGCCAATGACTGTGGGGCTCTGAGAGCTGCTGACGCTGGGGTCTCTTTGTCTGAAGCCGAGGCTTCAATTGCTTCACCTTTCACCTCCAAAACGGAAAACATCAGCTGTGTGCCGCTGCTCATCAG AGAGGGCCGATGTTCTCTGGTCACCTCCTTCAGTCTGTTCAGGTTCATGGCCCTGTACAGCCTCATTCAGTTCTGCTCCGTCCTCATCCTCAACACA ATAAAGACGAGCTTGGGTGACCTGCAGTTCCTGttctttgacattttcctgGTGACTCTCCTGGCTGTCGTGATGGGAAAGGGAGGCCCCAGCGAGCAGCTGCATCCCCGCAGACCAGCAGCCAGCCTTCTGGCTCTGCCTGTCCTGGGCAGCCTCTTGATCCACACGTGCCTGATCATCCTGGGCCAGCTGGCTGCACTCTTCATCACCACCTCACAGGACTG GTACAGTCCACTTAATTCGACAGTATTTGGAGTAGCCAATCTGCCCAATGcagaggacaccagtgtgtttgCCTTGTCTGGTTTCCAGTACATCCTCATGACTGTGGTGGTGACAAAGGGCTACCCTCACAAGAAACCTCTCTACTACAACG TGACTTTCCTCTGTCtactcatcctcctcttctccctgaTGACATGGCTGGTGTTGTATCCTGGGCCTTTCGCATGTCGAATACTTAAGTTGTACAACATCTCTGATATGAACTACAAAATGTTGCTTGTCGCCGTGGCTGCTCTCAACTTCCTCGTGTGTTTTGTTGTCGAG
- the atp13a2 gene encoding cation-transporting ATPase 13A2 isoform X1, whose amino-acid sequence MDPQPSGSTVVPPSGLPSPCHQDRVPSPDSQMDVQGYKWVRWRVWLCHLATVLSLGLLLIVFHWRPRLGVRARCSSCPLAVAHILLVKDICGQHHVVEVLTEEMEDGSLELLGDVDVAEWRDTVQLYKEEKTLLRYYLFEGLRYIWLDKKGAFCRVSVLSEDWTSKDLYGFQKGLSHQEQCLRRRIYGPNLIDVPVKPYLKLLFEEILNPFYVFQLFSITLWLIDEYYFYAICILILSVLSISVSLYETRKQSVILHNMAQLVTTVTVRRSSGAEEYVNSAELVPGDCIIIPLEGLLLPCDAALLAGECLVNESMLTGESVPVLKTPLPGGEEKYNSETERRHTLFCGTQLIQAKGGGPGGGGAVAVVTSTGFFTAKGNLVSSIMYPQPINFRFYQDTIKFLLILGFVAFIGTIYNFVILFRANVTWLQLVIRSLDVVTIAVPAALPAAITTGTIYAQQRLKKVGVFCISPPRINVCGKVSLFCFDKTGTLTEEGLDVWGVMEGGPTGFSELVPEPRSLAPGPMLSGLACCHTVTLLRGQPIGDPLELKMFESTDWTHHEPEGDGEVLDAEFGGHKVLAVMRPPAQGTSKSEAVAIVRRFPFSSALQRMSVVSVAPGGEPALAFIKGSPEMVASLCQEETVPAQFSSKLRTFSSEGLRVLALAYKPLNENTDLRTIKREEVEKDMQFMGFLMMKNLVKPESASVINMLKLANLRSVMVTGDNILTAINVARTCGMVGINENVIFVNATPHTTRSMPTLKFKMQDEVATAAESSTEIITAGACGYHFAINGKSFAALCDHFPEYLPKVLMRATVYARMTPDQKTQLVKELQKLNYRVGMCGDGANDCGALRAADAGVSLSEAEASIASPFTSKTENISCVPLLIREGRCSLVTSFSLFRFMALYSLIQFCSVLILNTIKTSLGDLQFLFFDIFLVTLLAVVMGKGGPSEQLHPRRPAASLLALPVLGSLLIHTCLIILGQLAALFITTSQDWYSPLNSTVFGVANLPNAEDTSVFALSGFQYILMTVVVTKGYPHKKPLYYNVTFLCLLILLFSLMTWLVLYPGPFACRILKLYNISDMNYKMLLVAVAALNFLVCFVVEVLIDLGILNCFRLLRGRRQSKKEYKRLHASLSVSPSWPPLGQTLLPSDHTVIHLS is encoded by the exons ATGGATCCTCAACCTTCAGGTAGCACGGTGGTGCCACCAAGTGGGCTCCCATCACCCTGTCATCAAGACCGTGTACCGAGTCCTGACTCGCAAATG GATGTTCAGGGCTATAAGTGGGTGCGCTGGCGGGTGTGGTTGTGTCATCTGGCGACTGTGCTGTCCTTGGGTCTCCTCCTGATTGTGTTTCACTGGCGGCCACGGCTCGGTGTCCGTGCCCGCTGCTCCTCCTGTCCTCTGGCTGTGGCACATATTCTGCTAGTaaaa GACATTTGTGGGCAGCATCATGTGGTGGAGGTCCTCACAGAGGAAATGGAGGATGGCAG TTTAGAGTTGTTGGGAGATGTGGACGTGGCTGAGTGGCGAGATACAGTTCAGCTGTACAAGGAGGAG AAAACGCTGCTGCGCTACTACCTTTTTGAAGGGCTCCGCTACATCTGGTTGGACAAGAAGGGAGCTTTCTGTCGTGTTAG TGTCCTCAGTGAGGACTGGACCAGCAAAGATCTGTATGGCTTCCAAAAGGGTCTGAGTCACCAGGAGCAGTGCCTCAG GAGACGCATTTATGGACCCAACCTTATTGACGTGCCTGTGAAGCCTTATTTAAAGCTCCTGTTTGAGGAG ATCCTCAACCCATTTTATGTGTTCCAACTCTTCAGTATCACCCTGTGGCTTATTGATGAATATTATTTCTACGCcatatgtattttaattttatccGTTCTCTCTATCAGCGTCTCTCTTTATGAGACCCGCAAG caaAGTGTCATTCTTCACAACATGGCCCAGTTAGTCACAACTGTTACAGTACGCAGAAGCTCTGGAG CAGAGGAGTATGTGAACTCGGCAGAGCTGGTCCCTGGAGACTGCATTATCATCCCTCTGGAaggtctgctgctgccatgtgatGCTGCCCTGCTGGCAGGGGAGTGTCTGGTCAATGAGAGCATGCTCACAG GGGAAAGCGTCCCAGTGCTGAAAACCCCACTGCCGGGCGGTGAGGAAAAGTATAATTCAGAGACTGAGCGCAGACACACGCTCTTCTGTGGAACCCAGCTCATTCAGGCCAAAGGCGGAGGGCCGGGAGGTGGAGGTGCTGTTGCTGTGGTGACAAGCACTG GTTTTTTCACAGCCAAGGGAAACCTGGTCAGCTCCATTATGTATCCTCAGCCAATCAACTTCCGCTTCTACCAAGACACAATCAAATTCCTGCTCATCTTAGGATTTGTTG CTTTTATTGGCACCATTTACAACTTTGTGATCCTCTTCAGAgccaat GTAACGTGGCTTCAGTTAGTGATCCGGAGCCTAGATGTTGTGACCATTGCAGTGCCTGCTGCGCTGCCTGCTGCTATCACCACTGGCACCATCTACGCTCAGCAGAGACTGAAAAAAGTGGGCGTCTTCTGCATCAGTCCCCCGCGCATCAATGTCTGTGGCAAGGTCTCACTTTTCTGCTTCGACAAG ACAGGAACTCTCACGGAGGAGGGTCTGGATGTGTGGGGAGTGATGGAGGGGGGACCCACTGGTTTCTCAGAACTGGTCCCAGAGCCTAGATCTTTGGCACCGGGGCCAATGCTCTCAGGCCTGGCCTGCTGTCACACTGTGACACTACTGCGAGGGCAGCCCATCGGAGACCCACTGGAGCTCAAGATGTTTGAGTCCACTGATTGG ACCCACCATGAGCCAGAGGGAGATGGGGAGGTGCTGGATGCAGAGTTTGGAGGCCACAAAGTTTTGGCTGTTATGAGACCTCCTGCTCAAGGCACT TCCAAAAGTGAGGCAGTGGCAATTGTTCGGAGGTTTCCCTTCTCCTCGGCCCTGCAGAGGATGAGTGTGGTCTCAGTGGCTCCTGGGGGTGAACCAGCCCTTGCTTTCATCAAAGGATCTCCTGAGATGGTGGCTAGTCTTTGCCAAGAAGAAACAG TGCCGGCACAGTTCTCCAGCAAACTGCGCACCTTCTCCAGCGAAGGCCTTCGGGTTCTTGCACTTGCCTATAAACctttgaatgaaaacactgacttGAGGACCATTAAACG AGAGGAAGTCGAGAAAGACATGCAGTTCATGGGTTTTCTAATGATGAAGAACTTGGTGAAGCCAGAGAGTGCAAGTGTTATTAACATGCTAAAACTGGCGAACCTGCGCAGTGTCATGGTCACAG GTGACAACATCTTGACAGCAATAAATGTGGCGAGAACCTGCGGGATGGTGGGAATAAATGAGAACGTAATATTTGTCAATGCCACCCCCCACACCACCCGGTCCATGCCAACACTAAAGTTTAAGATGCAAGATGAAGTGGCAACAGCTGCTGAAAGCTCCACAGAGATCATCACTGCG GGTGCTTGTGGTTATCACTTTGCTATTAATGGCAAATCCTTTGCTGCCCTTTGTGACCACTTTCCCGAGTATTTGCCGAAG GTTTTGATGCGAGCCACAGTATACGCACGCATGACCCCTGATCAGAAAACCCAGCTGGTGAAGGAGCTGCAGAAACTGAA CTACCGTGTGGGCATGTGTGGGGATGGAGCCAATGACTGTGGGGCTCTGAGAGCTGCTGACGCTGGGGTCTCTTTGTCTGAAGCCGAGGCTTCAATTGCTTCACCTTTCACCTCCAAAACGGAAAACATCAGCTGTGTGCCGCTGCTCATCAG AGAGGGCCGATGTTCTCTGGTCACCTCCTTCAGTCTGTTCAGGTTCATGGCCCTGTACAGCCTCATTCAGTTCTGCTCCGTCCTCATCCTCAACACA ATAAAGACGAGCTTGGGTGACCTGCAGTTCCTGttctttgacattttcctgGTGACTCTCCTGGCTGTCGTGATGGGAAAGGGAGGCCCCAGCGAGCAGCTGCATCCCCGCAGACCAGCAGCCAGCCTTCTGGCTCTGCCTGTCCTGGGCAGCCTCTTGATCCACACGTGCCTGATCATCCTGGGCCAGCTGGCTGCACTCTTCATCACCACCTCACAGGACTG GTACAGTCCACTTAATTCGACAGTATTTGGAGTAGCCAATCTGCCCAATGcagaggacaccagtgtgtttgCCTTGTCTGGTTTCCAGTACATCCTCATGACTGTGGTGGTGACAAAGGGCTACCCTCACAAGAAACCTCTCTACTACAACG TGACTTTCCTCTGTCtactcatcctcctcttctccctgaTGACATGGCTGGTGTTGTATCCTGGGCCTTTCGCATGTCGAATACTTAAGTTGTACAACATCTCTGATATGAACTACAAAATGTTGCTTGTCGCCGTGGCTGCTCTCAACTTCCTCGTGTGTTTTGTTGTCGAG